The Colletotrichum higginsianum IMI 349063 chromosome 2, whole genome shotgun sequence genome has a segment encoding these proteins:
- a CDS encoding Transmembrane protein 66: protein MHLSLDLGLALLAFLPGLALAAKTPKNAILLSEVQSLTLRGGGAKTTHRRVSAVPQLKCVSSKAICDLYEIDVMRCTNQGAGYSSEDIQWSCVASLPEELKLGSTDVICEGYANSDDPYVLRGSCGVEYRLALTDKGERRYPNLGKGRGRGSGGDGESDWGAYLFGVLFFAVLAWIVYSACVAGAQNRRPGGNGRRRGGGGGGGGWNPGFGQDDDPPPPYPGTKPSSQGGQQGWRPGFWTGAGAAGAAGYGAGYYQGRNSARNQQGYGTGGRGNDSSSSSWGAGPSRSTSSSSSSARHESSGFGSTSRR from the coding sequence ATGCACCTCTCACTCGACCTAGGcctggccctcctcgccttcctgCCGGGCctggcgttggcggccaAGACGCCCAAGAACGCCATCCTCCTCTCGGAAGTGCAGTCCCTCAccctccgcggcggcggcgcgaagACGACGCACCGCCGCGTGTCCGCCGTGCCGCAGCTGAAATGCGTCTCGTCCAAGGCCATCTGCGACCTGTACGAGATCGACGTGATGCGGTGCACCAACCAGGGCGCCGGCTATTCGTCCGAGGACATCCAGTGGTCCTGCGTTGCCTCGCTGCCCGAGGAGCTCAAGCTGGGGTCCACCGACGTCATCTGCGAGGGCTACGCCAACTCGGACGACCCGTACGTCCTCCGCGGGAGCTGCGGCGTCGAGTACCGCCTCGCGCTGACCGACAAGGGCGAGCGGCGGTACCCGAACCTGGGCAagggccgcggccgcgggaGCGGGGGGGACGGCGAGTCGGACTGGGGCGCCTATCTCTTTGGGGTCCTCTTCTTTGCCGTCCTGGCTTGGATCGTGTACTCGGCGTGTGTGGCGGGCGCGCAGAACCGGAGACCTGGTGGTAAcggacggcgtcgtggaggcggcggcggtggaggcggATGGAATCCCGGCTTCGGCCAGGACGATGACCCTCCCCCGCCGTACCCGGGCACGAAACCCTCTAGCCAAGGCGGACAGCAAGGATGGCGTCCCGGGTTCTGGACCGGCGCAGGAGCAGCCGGCGCAGCGGGTTACGGAGCGGGCTACTACCAGGGCAGAAACAGCGCGAGGAACCAGCAAGGGTACGGCACGGGCGGCCGGGGCAACGAcagcagctcgagctcgtgGGGAGCCGgcccgtcgaggtcgaccagttcgtcgtcgagctcggcacGTCACGAAAGCAGCGGTTTCGGGTCCACCAGCAGGAGATAG
- a CDS encoding Fic/DOC family protein: MQRQARRALLVKIYEPASRLRKGSPEYNRIACSGRVWEEYFQPGNSREKGYLGLQRVHRRLLADVDALRATLPVSALGKTMVSEYAQQSVMIENNPLTVGDAHRVLETLQEGVFRRVDLASMSSSELVEMVTSETAGQGSAINELANHIIASQWIAESAAFKARTAGFCEDEVRDLAVVSVRNTGSEAVYDMRRGKDHRAGSNLVWGEPVPPGEYRNLPIAVRSNRLRIFPYPQEIPACVRRFFEWRDAQHCEKRLHPLVLACQMTAYFVHLHPFPDGNGRTSRMIEQDYLARQGYLPVVIQGLERKDYLRMIDNACGGEPGEFVTAVLEAQLAALHRLHTHCLLTDAM; this comes from the coding sequence ATGCAGCGACAGGCGCGCCGGGCCTTGCTTGTCAAGATCTACGAGCCGGCCTCACGGCTGCGGAAAGGATCTCCCGAGTACAACAGGATTGCGTGTTCGGGACGGGTATGGGAAGAATACTTCCAGCCCGGCAACAGTCGTGAAAAGGGGTACCTCGGGCTCCAGCGGGTGCACAGGCGGTTGttggccgacgtcgacgccttgAGAGCGACTCTCCCAGTGTCGGCGCTGGGCAAGACCATGGTCTCCGAGTATGCGCAACAGTCCGTCATGATCGAGAACAACCCCCTGACAGTTGGCGACGCGCACCGCGTGCTCGAGACTCTGCAGGAGGGTGTCttccgacgcgtcgaccTGGCATCGATGTCGAGCAgcgagcttgtcgagatGGTCACCTCCGAGACGGCGGGCCAGGGCTCCGCCATCAACGAACTGGCGAACCACATCATCGCGTCGCAATGGATTGCCGAGAGCGCGGCGTTCAAGGCCCGCACCGCGGGGTTCTGCGAAGACGAGGTacgcgacctcgccgtcgtgtCCGTCAGAAACACGGGTTCCGAGGCGGTATACGACATGCGGAGAGGCAAAGACCACCGTGCCGGCAGCAACCTGGTGTGGGGAGAACCAGTGCCGCCTGGAGAGTACCGAAACCTACCCATCGCAGTGCGCAGCAACCGCCTCCGAATCTTTCCCTACCCGCAGGAGATCCCCGCCTGCGTCAGGCGGTTCTTCGAGTGGCGGGACGCGCAGCATTGCGAGAAGAGGCTTCATCCGCTGGTCCTGGCCTGTCAGATGACGGCTTACTTTGTGCACCTTCACCCGTTCCCCGACGGGAATGGGCGCACGAGCCGCATGATCGAACAGGATTACCTCGCCCGCCAGGGCTACCTACCTGTCGTCATCCAGGGGCTGGAGCGGAAGGACTACCTGCGGATGATCGATAACGCCTGCGGAGGCGAACCGGGCGAGTTTGTGACGGCGGTCCTTGAGGCTCAACTGGCGGCGTTACACAGGCTGCACACTCACTGCCTTTTAACAGACGCCATGTAG
- a CDS encoding BRE1 E3 ubiquitin ligase encodes MPVATSAPTASPRPSTLIKMEDRKRPPISTAEDLAPPSKRHQTVNGSKSKGDAGDTAEEHWIENYQKGAIYRQLQETKRERADFESRVEQLQKNLVYREDHIRIIEAWWKQVLEEMEQLADPALPPPSGPSNPPYITSTHFKDNDEFQRHLDDTALDIKKRAEAVLNRIANARGEITPNIADLETRVNALLAQQKDYLVKLDRAQQENEQLSEDLNKASLRFFKAEKRMDRLKSAQVQKLEQQFIASAKPTIAAGENGSDAAEANGNAAEALIKFGEASAVVKKQKEQLESAQADIKTLQEENSALKARREGLTDEDFIRTDVFKQFKNQNEDLIKRVNHLEATNKQLREEAERLQSERTAFRTKLTDEAQMITSDLERQVEERDADLTRIRAARDEWYAKASMLETREKEEKQALQHLKELTGAQEDRIASLELELQRLKPAEDQPMPDPDPELESMPADELRTKYKKLQQDLESINKELPALQQAYKRSMGLAQKKVMEYTVLEDRASAALAEKQKVDQKYFAVKKDADMRDRELNVLRSQNRKSSEIVTQLKEVEAQNRVLISNLEKQLSDLKQANAAMAAEHRKMEATSADAARRVDSYKNQIGELTSLVKSRDAAVAAARERTTTQEAEVERLKVRADMVQKDKDEWKRKALSNSSEEEEMLRTFALCTVCRNNFKDTALKTCGHLFCHQCVDDRISNRMRKCPNCSRAFDRLDVMSVHH; translated from the exons ATGCCTGTAGCGACCTCCGCCCCGACAGCCTCCCCCCGTCCGTCCACCTTGATCAAGATGGAGGACAGGAAGAGACCTCCCATCAGCACCGCCGAGGATCTTGCCCCTCCCAGCAAGCGACATCAAACCGTCAATGGAAGCAAGTCCAAGGGCGATGCTGGCGATACCGCCGAGGAGCACTGGATCGAG AATTACCAAAAGGGTGCCATTTACCGCCAATTGCAAGAAacaaaaagagaaagggcCGACTTCGAGTCGCGCGTCGAACAGCTGCAGAAAAATCTAGTATACCGCGAAGATCACATCCGCATCATCGAAGCATGGTGGAAACAG GTTCTGGAGGAAATGGAACAGCTCGCGGATCCGGCGCtaccgccgccctcgggtCCGTCAA ATCCTCCGTACATCACCAGCACTCACTTCAAGGACAACGACGAGTTTCAGAGACACCTGGACGATACCGCATTGGACATCAAGAAACGGGCCGAGGCGGTGCTGAACCGCATCGCAAACGCCAGAGGAGAGATTACGCCAAACATTGCCGACCTGGAGACGCGGGTCAACGCCTTACTCGCTCAACAAAAGGACTATCTGGTCAAGCTGGACCGTGCGCAACAGGAGAACGAGCAACTGTCGGAAGACCTcaacaaggccagcctgCGGTTtttcaaggccgagaagcgcaTGGACAGATTAAAGAGCGCGCAGGTGCAGAAGCTCGAACAACAGTTCATCGCCAGCGCCAAGCCGACAATCGCGGCCGGAGAGAACGGAAGCGACGCGGCGGAAGCAAACGggaacgccgccgaggcgctcaTCAAGTTCGGGGAGGCCTCGGCGGTCgtcaagaagcagaaggagCAGCTGGAGTCCGCGCAGGCGGACATCAAGACCCTGCAGGAGGAGAACTCGGCACTCAAGGCTCGACGAGAGGGCCTCACCGACGAAGACTTCATCCGGACGGACGTGTTCAAGCAGTTCAAGAACCAGAACGAGGACCTGATCAAGCGGGTCAACCATTTGGAAGCCACGAACAAGCAGTtgagggaggaggccgagcggTTACAGTCGGAGCGGACGGCGTTCCGGACCAAGCTCACCGACGAGGCGCAGATGATCACGTCGGACCTGGAGCGCCAGGTCGAGGAGCGCGACGCCGACCTGACCCGGATCCGCGCGGCCCGGGACGAGTGGTACGCCAAGGCCAGCATGCTGGAAACgcgggagaaggaggagaagcaggcGCTGCAGCACCTCAAGGAGCTCACGGGGGCCCAGGAGGACCGGATCGCATCCCTCGAGCTGGAGCTGCAGCGGCTGAAGCCCGCCGAGGACCAGCCGATGCCCGACCCGGACCCCGAGCTGGAGAGCAtgcccgccgacgagctgcggACCAAGTACAAGAAGCTCCAGCAGGACCTGGAGTCCATCAACAAGGAGCTGCCCGCCCTGCAGCAGGCATACAAGCGATCGATGGGCCTGGCGCAGAAGAAGGTGATGGAGTACACGGTGCTCGAGGaccgcgcctcggccgcgctCGCCGAGAAGCAAAAGGTCGACCAAAAGTACTTCGCCGTCAAGAAGGACGCCGACATGCGGGACCGCGAGCTCAACGTGCTGCGCAGCCAGAACCGCAAGAGCTCCGAGATAGTGACGCAGctcaaggaggtcgaggcccAGAACCGAGTGCTGATCAGCAACCTCGAGAAGCAGCTGTCGGACCTGAAGCAGGCCAAcgcggccatggcggcggagcacaggaagatggaggccaccagcgccgacgccgcccgccgggTCGACTCGTACAAGAACCAGATCGGCGAGCTGACGAGCCTGGTCAAGTCGCGCGAcgcggccgtcgcggcggcaCGGGAACGCACCACGAcgcaggaggccgaggtcgagcgcCTCAAGGTGCGTGCGGACATGGTgcagaaggacaaggacgagtGGAAGCGCAAGGCGTTGAGCAACTCGtcggaggaagaggaaatGCTCAGG ACGTTTGCGCTGTGCACCGTATGCCGCAACAACTTCAAGGATACGGCCCTGAAGACGTGCGGCCACCTGTTCTGCCACCAGTGCGTGGACGACCGTATCAGCAACCGTATGCGCAAGTGCCCCAACTGCTCGAGGGCCTTTGACCGTCTGGACGTCATGTCCGTTCACCACTAG
- a CDS encoding UV excision repair protein Rad23, which translates to MKVTFKDLKQQKFTLDVEPTDLVSAVKQKIAGEKGWDPKDQKLIYSGKILKDDDTVESYKIEEKGFVVCMVNKPKAAKAAPAAESSSTPAVPATPAQAVAATPAAPPAPAAQAAAPAVAPATPTPAARSTGGDAGSTDPSMAMGAHRQEVVANMEAMGFERAQIDAAMRAAFYNPDRAVEYLLNGIPDNVQEEQQQRQAAAAAGTAAQPAAGAPAAGTDEGGNVNLFDLAAQARGGGGGGGNGGAGGGRAAAGGNTQAAAAAAAAAAAQGGFGNLDFLRNNAQFQQLRQVVQQQPQMLEPILQQLGAGNPQLAQLIANNPDQFLQLLGEEVDDDVPLPPGAQAIQVTEEERDAIERLCRLGFDRDAAIQAYFACDKNEELAANFLFDQPDDDDAPQN; encoded by the exons ATGAAGGTCACATTCAAG GACTTGAAGCAACAAAAGTTCACGCTCGATGTCGAGCCCACCGACCTG GTCTCTGCCGTCAAGCAGAAGATTGCCGGAGAGAAGGGATGGGATCCCAAGGACCAGAAGCTCATCTACTCTG GCAAGATCCTgaaggacgacgacaccgTCGAGTCCTACAagatcgaggagaagggatTCGTCGTCTGCATGGTGAACAAG CCCAAGGCAGCCAAGGCagcccccgccgccgagtcgtcctcgacgcccgccgTCCCCGCGACGCCCGCCCAGGCTGTCGCCGCGACCCCGGCCGCCCCTCCCGCTCCGGCCGCCCAGGCTGCTGCCCCCGCGGTCGCCCCCGCCACGCCCACCCCCGCGGCCAGAAGCACAGGAGGCGATGCCGGAAGCACTGACCCGTCGATGGCCATGGGCGCCCACCGCCAGGAGGTGGTTGCGAACATGGAGGCCATGGGCTTCGAGCGCGCTCagatcgacgccgccatgcGTGCCGCCTTCTACAACCCCGACAGAGCCGTCGAGTACCTGCTCAAC GGCATCCCCGACAACGTTcaggaggagcagcagcagcgtcaagccgccgccgccgccggcaccgccgctCAGCCTGCTGCCGGTGCGCCtgccgccggcaccgacgaGGGCGGAAACGTCAACCTCTTCGAtctcgccgcccaggcccgtggtggtggtggtggtggtggcaatggcggcgccggcggcggacgcgccgctgccggtggCAACACTcaagctgccgccgccgccgccgccgcggctgCTGCCCAGGGTGGTTTTGGCAACCTGGACTTCCTGAGAAACAACGCCCAGTTCCAGCAACTGCGCCAGGTCGTCCAGCAACAGCCCCAGATGCTGGAGCCCATCCTCCAGCAACTCGGTGCCGGCAACCCCCAGCTCGCCCAGCTGATCGCCAACAACCCCGACCAGTTCCTGCAGCTcctgggcgaggaggtggacgacgacgtccctCTGCCCCCTGGCGCACAGGCCATCCAGgtcaccgaggaggagcgcgacGCCATTGAGCGG TTATGCCGTCTCGGCTTCGACCGCGATGCCGCCATCCAGGCCTACTTCGCCTGCGACAAGAACGAGGAGCTCGCGGCAAACTTTTTGTTCGACcagcccgacgacgacgatgcgccCCAGAACTAA
- a CDS encoding myb-like DNA-binding domain-containing protein codes for MSSMFKKKGGMAFKPKMPQARPRAPGAAVPQPSRAPSSTATEAATETVPVSKDTTVQETVEIGAGAKGPARDQPTTTPPSTGPPSTTQTAIPQAHPPADELAAAAAAAASISEKASAAFISQQTTRAPAASAESTTRPAADSASVAGTPAQLQTPPATAPSATEVVPTTETQAPNGAETASTAKGGAPNATTEAPAKRPRKRATQTAENGETGEDGTAAPKSKRPRKQKDPTTDGEGAPKRAPRPRKKPTTMTTTEDGAATETDTPRSSSARPRRARSVTPEDAENQEADLSTLTMGDLTRDLRIGKKFSRHDELLQRHREKQARARERLKAKRNGSEDVASESGTPAPTTSGGATPAAVPPPQATSMASTGPQFQIIDGQIVVDQNSLSLDRHAIAAAAAEGEDMLEIEENDFTTLTTQNSYRTGSKLKGPNVWTEEETELFYRGLRMFGTDFQMISGMFPGKNRRHVKMKFNREERHAPARIDAILVGKKELHINLEEYKTWTKAEYEPVEAIMAAQRAQQAKFDAEQAKIKAAKDAINARNLASLQDKGEGGEPAEEESAAGGGGGGGKPKPRQQQANVGPQITVDADGMITIDETNMDPDAGRGKKRGAAKAKKKAVEYNMRGEIINR; via the coding sequence ATGAGTTCCATGTTCAAGAAAAAGGGCGGCATGGCTTTTAAGCCGAAAATGCCCCaggctcgtcctcgagcgcctGGGGCTGCCGTACCGcagccgtcgagggcgccgtcgtcgactgCGACCGAGGCCGCGACAGAGACTGTCCCCGTCTCCAAAGATACGACAGTGCAGGAGACTGTCGAGATCGGCGCCGGGGCGAAGGGGCCTGCCAGAGACCAGCCTACCACTACCCCGCCATCGACCGGGCCGCCGAGCACGACACAGACTGCCATACCACAGGCACACCCACCAGCGGACGAgcttgctgccgccgccgccgccgccgcttcgaTATCAGAAAAAGCCAGCGCGGCTTTCATCAGCCAGCAAACGACAcgggcgccggccgcctctGCAGAGAGTACCACGCGACCGGCTGCCGACTCGGCCAGTGTGGCTGGGACACCCGCCCAGCTACAAACACCACCGGCCACTGCCCCATCCGCGACAGAGGTCGTGCCTACGACAGAAACCCAGGCCCCCAACGGAGCCGAGACAGCAAGCACAGCGAAGGGCGGCGCACCGAACGCAACGACAGAAGCACCGGCCAAGCGACCGCGGAAACGAGCGACGCAGACGGCCGAGAATGGCGAAacgggcgaggacggcaccGCGGCCCCGAAGTCCAAACGACCGCGCAAACAAAAAGATCCTACCACGGATGGCGAGGGGGCTCCGAAACGGGCACCccggccgaggaagaagccgacgacgatgacaacgaCGGAGGACGGCGCAGCGACCGAGACGGACACCCcacggtcgtcgtcggcgagacCGCGGCGGGCCCGCTCGGTGACTCCAGAAGACGCCGAGAACCAGGAGGCGGACCTCAGCACCCTCACGATGGGGGACCTGACGAGGGACCTCCGCATCGGCAAGAAGTTCAGCCGGCACGACGAGCTCCTGCAGCGCCACCGCGAGAAGCAGGCAAGGGCCAGGGAGAGGCTCAAGGCCAAGCGGAACGGCTCGGAGGACGTGGCGTCGGAGAGCGGgacgccagcgccgacgacgagcgggGGGGCGACGCCTGCGGCGGTTCCGCCGCCCCAGGCAACCAGCatggcgtcgacggggcCGCAGTTCCAGATCATCGACGGGCAGATCGTGGTGGACCAGAACTCGCTGAGCCTCGACCGACACGccatcgcggcggcggcggccgagggcgaggacatgctcgagatcgaggagaaCGACTTCACGACGCTCACGACGCAAAACAGCTACCGCACGGGGTCGAAGCTCAAGGGACCCAACGTGTggaccgaggaggagacggagctCTTCTACCGTGGGCTGCGCATGTTCGGCACCGACTTCCAGATGATCAGCGGCATGTTCCCCGGCAAGAACCGGCGGCACGTCAAGATGAAGTTCAACCGCGAGGAGCGGCACGCGCCCGCGCGCATTgacgccatcctcgtcggcaagAAGGAGCTCCACATCAACCTCGAGGAGTACAAGACGTGGACCAAGGCCGAGTACGAGcccgtcgaggccatcatGGCGGCGCAGCGCGCGCAGCAGGCCAAGTTCGAcgccgagcaggccaagatcaaggcggccaaggacgCCATCAACGCCAGGAACCTTGCCTCGCTGCAGGacaagggcgagggcggcgagcccgcggaggaggagtccgcggcgggcggcggcggcggcggcggcaagccCAAACcgaggcagcagcaggccaacGTCGGTCCTCAAATAACGGTTGACGCTGACGGCATGATCACCATTGATGAGACCAACATGGACCCGGACGCCGGGCGGGGCAAGAAGAGGggcgccgccaaggcgaagaagaaggccgtcgagtACAACATGCGCGGCGAGATCATCAACcggtga